A region from the Paenibacillus humicola genome encodes:
- a CDS encoding Lin0512 family protein, with product MENKFFIELGMGTDLHGQNVTKASVRAVENAIRHNSMPGLRSVLPDNSLHRMKVNVRLAVPCDKDKLDHEAVKAVLPYGEVTVEVVDGGMLTSSGVVLPDKADKNDLIYVVVAAVEVGY from the coding sequence GTGGAAAACAAGTTTTTTATCGAACTCGGCATGGGCACCGATTTGCACGGCCAGAACGTCACGAAAGCGTCCGTGCGCGCGGTGGAGAACGCCATCCGCCACAATTCCATGCCGGGGCTGCGCTCGGTACTGCCGGACAACAGCCTGCACCGGATGAAGGTTAACGTGCGGCTGGCTGTGCCCTGCGACAAGGACAAGCTCGACCATGAGGCGGTAAAAGCGGTGCTGCCATACGGCGAAGTCACCGTCGAGGTGGTGGACGGAGGGATGCTGACGTCGAGCGGCGTCGTGCTGCCGGACAAAGCCGACAAGAACGACCTGATCTACGTCGTCGTCGCGGCC
- a CDS encoding DUF3900 domain-containing protein, which yields MDFIVHYVSFFVIQAEGEDGASKSFKHFQTLDRDDYPESALQSFLDGEFQRICKRKAERHPPSENAPTKIGRFVAEPGYELASNANYNLLQRLRESESKEAFHGFADELVRLYMEAAAVRGGALIVVKATPNRHTDEPLLFILKCDFEQKIARITDEKQLIAHVEMAISARNIKSIQYPHMPEDGMLEPWELKIHQASHARYFEDFLRFVRYEKAMPELMSEQMITMVHEYMEDKWQDYAGEEREREAGQFEAWAASEKRELMERWPQEQVAAAAERLVEHRPNLSVAFKLGGVSVKGPLAEFGRSIHFARHNGRYVALIEGDSFLFDQPMSPVELLQAPELTDVIERIGAASSPEGDAAADRASDEAEASGRLSGEREEDDSTPW from the coding sequence ATGGATTTTATCGTTCATTATGTCTCGTTTTTTGTCATCCAAGCGGAAGGGGAGGATGGCGCGTCCAAATCGTTCAAGCATTTTCAGACGCTGGACCGGGACGATTACCCGGAGAGCGCGCTGCAATCGTTTCTGGACGGCGAGTTTCAGCGTATTTGTAAGCGAAAGGCCGAGCGGCATCCTCCCAGTGAGAACGCGCCGACGAAAATCGGCCGGTTCGTTGCCGAGCCGGGCTACGAATTAGCCAGCAACGCGAATTATAACCTGCTGCAGCGGCTGCGGGAGTCCGAATCGAAGGAGGCGTTTCACGGCTTTGCCGACGAGCTCGTCCGGCTCTATATGGAAGCGGCGGCCGTACGCGGCGGCGCCCTGATCGTCGTCAAAGCGACGCCGAATCGGCATACCGACGAGCCGCTGTTGTTCATCCTGAAGTGCGACTTCGAGCAGAAGATCGCCCGCATTACGGACGAAAAGCAGCTCATCGCGCACGTCGAAATGGCCATCAGCGCACGGAATATCAAATCGATCCAATACCCCCATATGCCGGAGGACGGCATGCTCGAGCCATGGGAGCTGAAAATCCACCAGGCGTCGCATGCCCGGTATTTCGAGGATTTTCTGCGGTTTGTCCGCTACGAGAAAGCGATGCCGGAGCTGATGAGCGAGCAGATGATCACGATGGTTCACGAATATATGGAGGACAAATGGCAGGATTACGCCGGCGAAGAGCGGGAGCGGGAAGCGGGGCAATTCGAAGCGTGGGCGGCGAGCGAGAAGCGGGAGCTGATGGAGCGCTGGCCGCAGGAGCAGGTGGCCGCTGCGGCGGAACGGCTCGTAGAGCATCGGCCGAATTTGAGTGTGGCGTTCAAACTGGGCGGCGTTTCGGTAAAAGGTCCGCTCGCCGAGTTCGGACGCTCGATTCATTTCGCCCGCCACAACGGACGGTATGTCGCCTTGATCGAAGGCGATTCGTTTTTGTTCGACCAGCCGATGTCGCCGGTGGAGCTGCTGCAGGCGCCCGAATTGACCGACGTGATCGAGCGGATTGGCGCGGCATCTTCGCCTGAAGGCGATGCGGCTGCGGACCGCGCCTCTGATGAAGCTGAGGCTTCCGGCCGCCTTTCAGGGGAGCGGGAGGAGGACGATTCGACGCCATGGTAA
- a CDS encoding HelD family protein: protein MNAQSAFQEEAERVGDVLRRIRSQLSAIGPRYTGDDFTEQMLDLQREQRKQRLEVAEREPYFGRIDFQEDRHDAPKPLYIGKAGVADGENGSLLVIDWRAPVASLFYAFSGGETPVTYESPEGEIGGQIHLKRNLMVRQSKLERVVDSYVRGQEDEAVTDEFLLYRLGESKDNKLRDIVSTIQQEQDRIIRTDKNKAVFIQGVAGSGKTTVALHRLAFLLYQYAGRIRADRMIIFAPNRMFLDYISGVLPELGVGDIVQTTYADWAVEALGKEVRLDEERDALAYWFERPRTREEMERSPGRVKGSLRFKQAVDRKLAEIEASLLPEQPFEPIDGMKLQPETIADWLAVDDRGEPLMKRRERLVSRIKRWFESEWKTRRLTDRKLKTKASARLNAYCKKIPSFTASGLYAALLGGEETAPGLTAAERAAAVKALKRGLAQPEDLAPLVYIQLRLYGLAQPAYDHVVIDEAQDYSPFQLETLKLCQRQPSMTVLGDLQQGIHGYAGIHGWMELTSLFGAEESGFFELDRSYRSTMEIIDFANRVLGGMGEGVKPAVPVFRSGEPVEIEAAESETGRLDRIADTLRQWQSSDAYSTIAVLGRTASACERIVERLSADGLEAALVRSKQVAYGGGLTVVPVYLAKGLEFDAVLIADADEDRYGPNDAKLLYVGCTRALHKLKLIHVGALTPLAGPAE from the coding sequence ATGAATGCTCAAAGTGCCTTTCAGGAAGAAGCGGAACGCGTCGGCGACGTGCTGCGCCGCATCCGCAGCCAGCTGAGCGCGATCGGCCCCCGGTACACCGGCGACGATTTTACCGAGCAGATGCTCGATCTGCAGCGTGAGCAGCGCAAGCAGCGCCTCGAGGTGGCGGAGCGGGAGCCTTATTTCGGCCGAATCGATTTTCAGGAGGACCGGCATGACGCTCCGAAGCCGCTGTATATCGGCAAGGCTGGCGTCGCGGACGGGGAGAACGGCAGTCTGCTCGTCATCGACTGGCGGGCGCCGGTAGCGAGCCTGTTCTACGCGTTCAGCGGCGGCGAGACGCCCGTAACGTACGAGTCGCCGGAAGGCGAAATCGGCGGGCAGATTCACTTAAAGCGCAATCTGATGGTCCGCCAAAGCAAGCTCGAGCGGGTCGTGGACAGCTATGTACGCGGCCAGGAGGACGAGGCGGTAACCGACGAGTTTCTGCTCTACCGGCTTGGGGAAAGCAAGGACAACAAGCTTCGGGACATCGTGTCGACAATTCAGCAGGAGCAGGACCGAATCATCCGCACCGACAAAAATAAAGCGGTCTTCATCCAGGGGGTGGCCGGAAGCGGCAAAACGACCGTCGCGCTCCACCGGCTCGCCTTTTTGCTGTATCAATATGCCGGCCGCATCCGGGCGGACCGCATGATCATTTTTGCGCCGAACCGGATGTTTCTCGATTATATTTCCGGCGTGCTGCCGGAGCTGGGCGTCGGCGACATCGTGCAGACGACGTATGCGGATTGGGCGGTCGAAGCGCTTGGCAAGGAGGTTCGGCTTGACGAGGAACGGGACGCGCTGGCGTACTGGTTCGAACGGCCGCGGACGCGGGAGGAAATGGAACGGTCGCCGGGCCGGGTGAAGGGCAGCCTCCGCTTTAAGCAGGCCGTCGACCGGAAGCTTGCCGAGATCGAGGCCTCTCTTCTGCCGGAACAGCCTTTCGAGCCGATAGACGGCATGAAGCTGCAGCCGGAGACGATCGCGGACTGGCTGGCGGTTGACGACCGGGGAGAGCCGCTGATGAAAAGGCGCGAGCGCCTCGTCAGCCGGATCAAACGATGGTTCGAGTCCGAGTGGAAGACGCGCCGACTGACCGACCGGAAGCTGAAGACGAAAGCGTCGGCAAGGCTGAACGCCTACTGCAAGAAAATCCCTTCCTTCACCGCTTCCGGGCTTTACGCTGCGCTGCTCGGCGGCGAAGAAACGGCGCCGGGCCTGACCGCTGCGGAACGCGCAGCTGCGGTCAAGGCGCTGAAACGCGGGCTTGCGCAGCCGGAGGATTTGGCTCCGCTCGTGTATATCCAGCTTAGGCTGTACGGCCTCGCGCAGCCGGCGTACGATCATGTCGTCATCGACGAAGCGCAGGATTATTCGCCGTTCCAGCTGGAGACGCTGAAGCTTTGCCAGCGCCAGCCCTCAATGACGGTGCTCGGCGACCTGCAGCAGGGCATTCACGGCTACGCCGGCATCCACGGCTGGATGGAGCTGACCTCGCTCTTCGGAGCCGAAGAAAGCGGCTTTTTCGAGCTTGACCGCAGCTACCGGTCGACGATGGAAATCATCGATTTCGCCAATCGCGTGCTCGGCGGTATGGGCGAGGGCGTGAAGCCCGCCGTCCCTGTCTTCCGCAGCGGGGAGCCGGTCGAGATCGAAGCGGCGGAGTCGGAGACTGGCCGGCTGGACCGGATTGCGGATACGCTGCGGCAGTGGCAGTCCTCCGACGCATATTCGACGATTGCCGTGCTCGGCCGGACGGCGTCCGCCTGCGAGCGGATCGTAGAGCGGCTAAGCGCGGACGGACTGGAGGCGGCGCTGGTGCGCAGCAAGCAGGTCGCGTACGGCGGCGGCCTGACGGTCGTCCCGGTTTACCTGGCAAAAGGGCTGGAATTCGATGCCGTGCTGATCGCCGATGCGGATGAAGACCGTTACGGCCCGAACGATGCAAAGCTGCTCTATGTCGGCTGCACGCGCGCGCTGCATAAGCTGAAGCTGATCCATGTCGGCGCGCTGACGCCGCTTGCGGGCCCGGCGGAATGA
- a CDS encoding MDR family MFS transporter, with the protein MNQLAIPRPGQAEKKTRRPLVLAALVLSMFMSAIEVTIISTAMPSIVGELGGFSLYTWVFSAFTLMQAVTIPIYGKLADLFGRKPVFVFGVVVFLAGSLLCGLAKSMVMLIVFRLIQGLGAGSIQPIAMTIIGDMYSMKERAKIQGYFSSVFGISSVLGPLVGGFIVQYAHWSYIFWMNIPLGIFSVAGVLMFLHEGIDKQKRAIDYTGSALFFVSISALMIVLIQGGVEWSWTSPQIIALLLVFIAGTVLFFLQERRAQEPMMPLGIWKSRLISSANAATFTSGALVIGLTSFLPTYIQGVMGDSAFVAGFTLTVMTVGWPIAALAASHLILKVGMKPTVIMGGIAAFIGSLFFITLDPSKGAVWAGAGSFLTGIGMGLTSASFMISIQNSVSFQMRGVATASNMFMRLLGSTVGAAVLGGVLNTRFSAYLAGEDRSISSSLSIDSINQLLSGSGTGQLPAAEQTVLKAGLTVSLHSVYWAVFALALLTLVGSVLMPKHQAGDDKPSKGTPNADIRPTIGMD; encoded by the coding sequence ATGAATCAACTGGCAATCCCGAGGCCCGGGCAGGCGGAGAAAAAGACGCGCCGCCCGCTCGTTCTGGCCGCCCTGGTGCTGTCCATGTTCATGTCCGCGATCGAGGTGACGATCATTTCGACCGCGATGCCGAGCATTGTGGGCGAGCTTGGCGGATTTTCCCTGTACACCTGGGTATTTTCCGCGTTCACGCTGATGCAGGCCGTCACGATCCCGATCTACGGGAAGCTGGCCGACCTGTTCGGCCGCAAGCCGGTGTTCGTTTTCGGCGTCGTCGTGTTTCTGGCCGGTTCGCTGCTGTGCGGACTCGCGAAGTCGATGGTCATGCTTATCGTATTCCGGCTGATCCAGGGCCTCGGCGCGGGCTCGATCCAGCCGATTGCGATGACGATCATCGGGGATATGTACTCGATGAAAGAACGGGCCAAAATTCAAGGCTACTTCTCCAGCGTTTTCGGCATTTCGTCGGTTCTCGGTCCGCTGGTCGGCGGCTTTATCGTGCAGTATGCGCACTGGTCGTATATTTTCTGGATGAATATTCCGCTTGGCATATTCTCGGTCGCCGGCGTCCTGATGTTTCTGCACGAGGGCATCGACAAACAGAAGCGCGCGATCGACTACACGGGCTCCGCGCTGTTTTTCGTTTCCATTTCGGCACTAATGATCGTCCTGATTCAGGGCGGGGTGGAGTGGAGCTGGACATCGCCGCAGATCATCGCGCTGCTGCTCGTTTTTATTGCGGGGACGGTCTTGTTTTTCTTGCAGGAGCGCAGGGCGCAGGAGCCCATGATGCCGCTCGGCATTTGGAAAAGCAGGCTGATCTCGTCGGCCAACGCGGCGACGTTTACGTCGGGCGCGCTCGTGATCGGCCTCACGAGCTTTCTTCCGACCTACATACAGGGCGTCATGGGCGATTCCGCCTTCGTCGCCGGGTTTACCTTGACCGTCATGACGGTCGGATGGCCGATCGCCGCGCTTGCCGCCAGTCACCTCATTTTGAAGGTCGGCATGAAGCCGACGGTCATCATGGGAGGGATTGCCGCTTTTATCGGTTCGCTGTTTTTCATTACACTCGACCCGTCGAAAGGCGCGGTGTGGGCCGGCGCGGGGTCCTTCCTGACCGGCATCGGCATGGGCCTGACGAGCGCCTCGTTCATGATCTCCATCCAGAACAGCGTGTCGTTTCAAATGCGCGGCGTAGCGACCGCCTCCAACATGTTCATGCGACTGCTCGGCAGCACGGTCGGCGCGGCGGTGCTCGGCGGCGTGCTGAACACCAGGTTCAGCGCGTATTTGGCGGGTGAAGACCGTTCGATAAGCAGCTCGCTGTCGATCGATTCGATCAACCAGCTGCTGAGCGGCTCGGGGACGGGCCAATTGCCCGCGGCCGAGCAGACGGTGCTCAAAGCGGGGCTCACCGTATCGCTCCACAGCGTTTACTGGGCAGTGTTTGCACTGGCGCTGCTGACACTCGTCGGCTCCGTTCTGATGCCGAAGCATCAGGCAGGGGACGATAAGCCGTCAAAAGGTACGCCGAATGCGGACATCCGGCCCACCATTGGCATGGATTGA
- a CDS encoding DUF1294 domain-containing protein, which produces MLAAILYFIAINAAAFVLMGVDKARARRGDSKRRIPERRLLGFGAAGGALGAMAAMRLFRHKTKHASFAIGLPLMFVVHAAAIYVLLMVLN; this is translated from the coding sequence ATGCTTGCCGCCATTCTTTATTTCATCGCGATCAACGCCGCCGCGTTTGTGCTGATGGGCGTCGATAAAGCCCGGGCGAGGCGCGGCGACAGCAAGCGGCGGATCCCGGAGCGCCGTTTGCTCGGCTTCGGCGCGGCGGGCGGCGCGCTCGGCGCTATGGCGGCGATGCGGCTGTTCCGTCACAAGACGAAGCACGCTTCGTTCGCCATCGGGCTCCCGCTCATGTTCGTCGTCCATGCTGCGGCGATTTATGTTCTGCTGATGGTTTTGAACTAA
- the hrpB gene encoding ATP-dependent helicase HrpB, translated as MKHEKKGMNSLMKERLPIDEALPELLAHLSQRTSAVLVAAPGAGKTTRVPIALLKEPWLEGRRVLMLEPRRLAARAAAGYMASLLGERPGETIGYRVRLDTKVGPTTRIEVITEGVLTRMLQQDPALEGVGAVIFDEFHERHLHSDLGLALCLQAQALLRDDLRLLVMSATLEAKPVAGLLGDAPVVVSEGRAYPVETHYAAGRPSGRIEEAAAQAAAEAIRRHEGDALVFLPGAPEIRRTERLLAAAGLGGGVRIVPLYGSLPQDEQDRAVAPAAPGERKIVLATSIAESSLTVRGVRVVVDAGLSRVPRFSPRTGMSRLETVPVSAASADQRRGRAGREAPGFCYRLWTEEEHRRLRPQSKPEMLGSDLAPLALELACWGVSDPAELVWLDPPPAAAYAQAGRLLQALGALDGEGRPTAHGRAIAALGMHPRLAHMVIEAGKLGFGAEACELAALLAGRDPLRGSRSADIRLRLEALRGRGEWPAQDEAERRRIAAEAREWMRAAGIRPPSAARGEDRQAAGGSAAAGRLAALAYPDRIAQRRGDGRFLLRNGRGAVLPELQPLSGAAYLAAAELEDAGTDSRILLAAPVTQAELEETFAGQLETETEVRWDRSSESVRARRRVRLGALTLKEGPLENPDPAQVAQALLSGIAAQGLGLLPWTKQARQLQARIELMRAHNPSWPDVSEAGLAATLQDWLAPYIGGMRSRSDLARLNMAAILESKLGWAELQQLGREVPTHLTVPSGSRIPLDYSDPAAPALAVRLQELFGWRETPRIAGGKLPVTLHLLSPAHRPVQVTSDLASFWQHAYFDVKKDLKGRYPKHYWPDNPLEAAPTSRAKPRT; from the coding sequence ATGAAGCATGAAAAGAAAGGTATGAATTCGCTGATGAAGGAACGTTTGCCGATCGACGAGGCGCTGCCGGAGCTGCTGGCCCATTTGTCGCAGCGGACGAGCGCGGTGCTTGTCGCGGCGCCCGGCGCGGGCAAGACGACCCGCGTGCCGATCGCGCTGCTGAAGGAGCCTTGGCTTGAAGGGCGGCGCGTGCTCATGCTGGAGCCGCGGCGCCTTGCTGCGCGCGCGGCGGCCGGTTATATGGCCTCCCTGCTCGGTGAACGTCCGGGCGAGACGATCGGCTACCGCGTGCGGCTGGACACGAAGGTCGGGCCGACGACGCGCATCGAGGTCATAACGGAAGGCGTGCTGACGCGAATGCTGCAGCAGGACCCGGCGCTCGAAGGCGTCGGGGCCGTCATTTTCGACGAATTTCACGAGCGTCATCTGCACTCGGATCTCGGGCTGGCGCTTTGCCTGCAGGCCCAGGCGCTGCTGCGGGACGATCTGCGGCTGCTCGTCATGTCGGCGACGCTGGAGGCGAAGCCCGTTGCGGGGCTGCTCGGTGACGCGCCGGTCGTCGTCAGCGAAGGCCGCGCGTACCCGGTCGAAACGCATTACGCGGCGGGGCGGCCGTCCGGGCGCATCGAGGAGGCCGCCGCGCAGGCGGCGGCCGAAGCGATCCGCCGCCACGAGGGCGACGCGCTCGTGTTTCTTCCGGGCGCGCCGGAAATCCGGCGGACGGAGCGGCTGCTCGCCGCCGCCGGTCTCGGCGGCGGCGTACGTATCGTCCCGCTCTACGGCAGCCTGCCGCAGGACGAGCAGGACCGGGCGGTCGCACCGGCGGCGCCCGGCGAACGCAAAATCGTCCTGGCGACGTCGATTGCGGAATCGAGCCTGACGGTGCGGGGCGTGCGGGTCGTCGTCGACGCGGGCTTAAGCCGCGTGCCGCGCTTCTCCCCGCGGACGGGGATGTCCCGTCTGGAAACGGTGCCGGTGTCGGCCGCTTCCGCCGACCAGCGGCGAGGCCGGGCAGGCCGGGAGGCGCCCGGCTTCTGCTACCGGCTCTGGACGGAGGAGGAACACCGCCGGCTGCGTCCGCAGAGCAAGCCGGAGATGCTCGGCTCCGATTTGGCGCCGCTTGCGCTGGAGCTGGCGTGCTGGGGCGTATCCGATCCGGCCGAATTGGTATGGCTCGATCCGCCGCCTGCGGCGGCTTATGCGCAGGCGGGCCGGCTTCTTCAAGCGCTCGGCGCGCTGGACGGCGAGGGCAGGCCAACGGCGCACGGCAGAGCGATCGCCGCGCTCGGCATGCACCCGCGTCTCGCGCATATGGTCATCGAAGCCGGCAAGCTCGGCTTCGGCGCCGAAGCGTGCGAGCTGGCGGCGCTGCTCGCCGGCAGAGATCCGCTGCGCGGCAGCCGAAGCGCCGATATCCGGCTGCGGCTCGAAGCGCTGCGCGGCCGCGGCGAATGGCCGGCGCAGGATGAGGCGGAGCGCCGGCGGATCGCGGCGGAAGCGCGGGAATGGATGCGTGCGGCCGGCATCCGGCCGCCGTCCGCCGCGCGCGGCGAAGACCGGCAGGCGGCGGGCGGAAGCGCCGCCGCCGGACGGCTGGCCGCGCTTGCTTACCCGGACCGGATCGCCCAGCGCCGCGGCGACGGCCGCTTTCTGCTGCGGAACGGGCGCGGCGCCGTCCTGCCGGAGCTGCAGCCGCTCTCCGGCGCGGCGTACCTGGCAGCCGCGGAGCTGGAGGACGCCGGTACGGACAGCCGGATCCTGCTGGCCGCGCCGGTAACGCAGGCGGAGCTCGAGGAGACGTTCGCCGGCCAGCTCGAGACGGAAACGGAGGTCCGGTGGGACCGGTCGTCCGAGTCCGTCCGGGCGCGCAGGCGCGTCCGGCTCGGGGCGCTGACGCTGAAGGAGGGGCCGCTCGAGAACCCGGACCCTGCGCAGGTCGCGCAGGCGCTGCTGAGCGGCATCGCCGCGCAGGGGCTCGGCCTGCTGCCGTGGACGAAGCAGGCGCGGCAGCTGCAGGCGCGCATCGAGCTGATGCGCGCGCACAACCCGTCCTGGCCGGACGTGTCGGAAGCCGGACTCGCCGCCACGCTGCAGGACTGGCTTGCGCCTTATATCGGCGGCATGCGCAGCCGCAGCGATCTGGCCAGGCTGAACATGGCGGCCATCCTGGAGTCGAAGCTCGGCTGGGCCGAGCTGCAGCAGCTCGGCCGCGAAGTGCCGACGCATCTTACCGTGCCGAGCGGCTCGCGCATTCCGCTCGATTATAGCGACCCGGCCGCGCCGGCGCTTGCCGTCCGGCTGCAGGAGCTGTTCGGCTGGCGCGAAACGCCGCGCATCGCCGGCGGCAAGCTGCCCGTCACGCTGCACCTGCTGTCGCCCGCGCATCGTCCGGTGCAGGTGACGAGCGATTTGGCCAGCTTTTGGCAGCACGCCTATTTTGACGTGAAAAAGGATTTGAAGGGCCGTTACCCGAAGCATTACTGGCCGGACAATCCGCTTGAGGCGGCTCCGACCAGCCGGGCCAAGCCGCGGACGTGA
- the gluQRS gene encoding tRNA glutamyl-Q(34) synthetase GluQRS, translating into MRGRFAPTPSGLMHIGNARTALLAWLQARSAGGRFIMRIEDIDKPRSRPGYAEQALADLRWLGLDWDEGPDIGGPFAPYAQSKREALYEEALQKLQEGGWLYPCFCSRAELAAIASAPHGLGSEGPAYPGRCRDLTEAERAARAATKTPSLRFRVGDRAVRFVDRAAGPQAFAPGAGGDFVVKRADGIISYQLAVVVDDAAMGVTDVLRGADLLDSTPRQLLLYEALQLPAPRFAHVPLLAGPDGKRLAKRHGGIALASLRDSGTAPERITGWLAFVSGLIDRPEPVRPMELVGRFDLRSLPKDPVIVTDELLKRLYGGMA; encoded by the coding sequence ATGCGCGGAAGGTTTGCTCCGACGCCATCGGGGCTGATGCATATCGGCAACGCCCGCACGGCGCTGCTCGCCTGGCTGCAGGCGCGAAGCGCCGGCGGACGCTTCATCATGCGCATCGAGGATATCGACAAGCCGAGATCGCGCCCGGGTTATGCGGAGCAGGCGCTGGCCGACCTGCGATGGCTCGGCCTCGACTGGGACGAGGGACCGGACATCGGCGGCCCGTTCGCCCCCTATGCGCAAAGCAAGCGCGAGGCGCTCTATGAAGAAGCGCTGCAGAAGTTGCAGGAAGGCGGCTGGCTTTATCCGTGCTTCTGCAGCCGCGCCGAATTGGCGGCGATCGCCAGCGCGCCGCACGGTCTCGGCAGCGAAGGCCCGGCCTATCCCGGACGCTGCCGCGATCTGACGGAGGCGGAGCGCGCTGCCCGCGCCGCAACCAAAACGCCGTCGCTCCGTTTCCGCGTCGGCGACCGGGCCGTCCGGTTCGTCGACCGGGCCGCAGGGCCGCAGGCATTCGCACCGGGGGCGGGCGGCGATTTCGTCGTAAAGCGCGCGGACGGCATCATCAGCTACCAGCTCGCCGTCGTCGTCGACGATGCCGCGATGGGCGTCACAGACGTGCTGCGCGGCGCGGATTTGCTCGATTCGACGCCGCGCCAGCTGCTGCTCTACGAGGCGCTTCAGCTTCCCGCCCCGCGCTTCGCCCATGTGCCGCTGCTCGCCGGACCGGACGGCAAACGGCTCGCCAAGCGTCATGGCGGCATTGCGCTGGCAAGCCTGCGCGATTCCGGCACGGCTCCCGAGCGGATTACGGGCTGGCTCGCCTTCGTCAGCGGCCTCATCGACCGGCCGGAGCCGGTCCGCCCGATGGAGCTCGTCGGCCGGTTCGATTTGAGGAGCCTGCCGAAGGATCCGGTAATCGTAACGGACGAGCTGCTGAAGCGGCTGTACGGAGGAATGGCTTAG